A portion of the Myxococcales bacterium genome contains these proteins:
- a CDS encoding peptidylprolyl isomerase, which yields MSTTVVLDTSLGSIHLELDATLAPQTVANFLAYVDQGHYAGTLFHRVIPGFMAQGGGFDASYEKKPTRAPVENEASPSAKNLRGTVAMARTSDPHSATAQFFVNVADNAFLDQRDKSASGFGYAVFGKVTQGMDVVDKMVAAPTGAQGPFAKDAPMQPIVITGARRG from the coding sequence ATGTCGACCACAGTCGTTCTGGACACCTCCCTCGGCTCCATCCACCTCGAGCTCGACGCGACGCTCGCGCCGCAGACCGTCGCGAACTTCCTCGCCTACGTTGATCAAGGACACTACGCCGGCACGCTTTTCCACCGCGTGATTCCGGGCTTCATGGCGCAAGGTGGCGGCTTCGACGCGAGCTACGAGAAGAAGCCGACGCGCGCGCCTGTCGAGAACGAAGCGAGCCCGAGCGCCAAGAACCTCCGCGGCACCGTGGCCATGGCCAGGACGAGCGACCCGCACTCGGCCACGGCGCAGTTCTTCGTCAACGTCGCCGACAACGCCTTCCTCGACCAGCGCGACAAGTCGGCATCGGGCTTTGGTTACGCCGTCTTCGGCAAGGTGACGCAAGGCATGGATGTCGTCGACAAGATGGTCGCCGCGCCGACGGGAGCGCAGGGACCGTTCGCGAAAGACGCGCCGATGCAACCCATCGTCATCACGGGAGCGCGCCGCGGGTAG